GTCGCCGGGAGCGGCTTGAGAGGATCACCGGTACAGACCGGATCGCACCCTGGAGGGGCTATGACCGAACGGAAGGTGGCCGTCGTCACCGGTGCCAGCAGCGGGATCGGCGCGGCGACCGCGCGCCGGCTCGCGGCCGACGGCTTCGAGGTGGTGCTCACCGCCCGCCGCACCGGGCGGATCGAGGCGCTGGCGAAGGAGATCGGCGGCCGGGCGTACACCCTGGACGTGACCGACCGGGCCGCGGTGGACGCCTTCGCGGCCGAGGTCGGCCGGGTGGACGTGCTGGTGAACAACGCCGGCGGCGCGATCGGCGCCGAGACGGTGGAGGCCGGCGACCCGGCCGACTGGCGGGCGATGTACGAGGTGAACGTGCTGGGCGTGCTGCACGTGACCCAGGCGCTGCTGCCCGCGCTGCGGGCGACCGGGGACGGCACCGTGCTGGTGATGTCCTCCACCGCGGCGCTGGCCGCGTACGAGGGCGGCGGCGGGTACGTGGCGGCGAAGCACGCGGCGCACACCATCGCGGCGACGCTGCGGCTGGAGCTGTGCGGGGAGCCGATCCGGGTGATCGAGATCGCGCCGGGCATGGTGCGGTCCGAGGGGTTCGCGGTGACCCGGTTCCGCGGGGACGAGGACAAGGCGGCGGCCGTGTACGCCGGGGTGGCGGAGCCGCTCACCTCCGAGGACGTCGCGGACACCGTCTCCTGGGCGGTCACCCGGCCGCCGCACGTCAACATCGACCTGCTGGTGGTGCGCCCGCGCGCGCAGGCGGCCAACCACAAGGTGCACCGGGTGCAGTAGCGGTGCCCGCGGGGAGACGGCGGGCCACCGGGGTGACACGCAAGTGTCAACGTCACAACTTGATAGCTCGATCGGGTGAATTTCGCCTGCCGTCTCCCTTACTGATGAGCTCTCAACTACGTTGGTGCCGCTGCCCGGCCGGGGCGTCCGCAGCCCGAAGCCGTCCGCTCCGTCCGGAACCACCCGTTTTCACCCGCACGCGCGTCAACCAGCCGTCTGCGGCGTTCACCCGTATTCGGCGAAACCGCCCGGCCCCTACCTTTCGTCTCTGGAGCACCCGCCTTCCCGCGCTCACGAGGAGGACCCGCTGGCCAGCGACATCCCGCCGCAGCGTCCGGACGCTCGGACGGATCCGTCCCTGCTCGGGCTACACCGCTTCAACGAGGCCGACGCCGGTGCCGCCGAGGAGGCACTGCTCGCCTGCTGCGGCAGCCGCCGCTGGGCCCTCAGACTCGCCGCCCACCGGCCCTACCCCGACATAGAGTCCCTGCTGGCCGCCGCCAGCGAGGCGGCGTACGACCTCCGCCCCGCCGACCTCGCCGAGGCCCTGGCGGACGAGAGCTGGATGCCGCAGCCGCTGCTCGGCATGCGCGCCCCCGGCAGCCAGGCCGCCCACACCGCGCTGCGCGCCGCGCACGCGGCGTACGAGGCCCGGTTCGGCCACGTCTTCGTGGTCTGCCTGGACGGGGTGGCGCCCGGGGAGATGCTGGACGCCGTACTCGGCTCGATCCGGACCCGGCTGGCCAACGATCCCGACGAGGAGCGGCTGGTCGCGGCGGACGAACTGCGGAGGATCTCGCTCACCCGGCTCGAGCACCTGGTCGCCCGGCACTCGCAGCCGGCCGCCCGCTGAGCAGCTCCGGCCGGCCCTCCCCCGGGGCCGGCCGGGCCTCCGGCCTGCCCGCCTCAGGCCGGTCACGGTGGGTGAGGGTTCCCGGATCCGTTAGGCCGTGCGTGCCTGATTGATCACACCTGTGCCCCCCGGAGGCGGTTGCCGACAACGCGTCGATAGGATGCTCGCGGCCGGTGGACCGACCCGGCCGGGCTGACCGACACCGAAGCCGGCCGAGCCCCCAATCCGCTTCCGGAGGGTTTTCCGTGCCGGCTGGAACGCTGTACCGCGGCCGGGAAGGCATGTGGAGCTGGGTGGCTCACCGAGTCACCGGCGTCCTCATCTTCTTCTTCCTGTTCGCACATGTCCTCGACACCGCGCTCGTGCGGGTGTCGCCCGAGGCGTACGACTCCGTCATCGAGACGTACAAGACGCCGCTGGTGAACCTGATGGAGTACGGCCTGGTGGCCGCCATCCTGTTCCACGCGCTGAACGGCCTGCGGGTCGTCGCCGTCGACTTCTGGTCCAAGGGCCCGAAGTACCACAAGCAGATGCTCTGGTCCGTCGTGGGTGTCTGGGTCGTCCTGATGGCCGGCGCCTTCTACCCGATCCTGCAGCACACTCTTCGCACCTGGTTCGGGGGCTGATCCGCGATGTCCGCTGAGACCAAGGACCTCATCGTCCCGTCCGCCCAGGCCCACACCGGCCAGGGCCTCGGGACGGGCAACCCGGCCGACGCCTTCGTGGTGGAGCCGGCCCGGACGCGGAGCGCGAAGACCCCGCGCCGCACCCGCACCAACTTCGAGATGCTCGCCTGGCTGTTCATGCGCCTGTCCGGCGTGGTGCTGGTGGTGCTGATCCTCGGCCACCTGCTGATCATGCTGGTGCTCGACGGCGGCGTGTCCAAGATCGGCTTCGCCTTCGTGGCCGGCCGCTGGGCGTCCCCGTTCTGGCAGTTCTGGGACCTGCTGATGCTCTGGCTCGCCATGCTCCACGGCGCCAACGGCATGCGCACGGTCATCACCGACTACGCGGAGAAGGACTCCACTCGTCTGTGGCTGAAGGGCCTCCTGGGTGTCGCGACCGTGTTCACGGTCCTGCTCGGCACCCTGGTGATCTTCACCTTCGACCCGAACATCTGACGAGCCAGAGGCGACTGACCCCCATGCAGATTCACCAGTACGACACCGTCATCGTCGGCGCCGGTGGCGCCGGCATGCGCGCGGCCATCGAGTCGACCCAGCGCAGCCGCACCGCGGTGCTGACCAAGCTCTACCCGACCCGGTCCCACACCGGCGCGGCCCAGGGCGGCATGTGCGCCGCCCTGGCCAACGTCGAGGAGGACAACTGGGAGTGGCACACCTTCGACACGGTCAAGGGTGGTGACTACCTGGTCGACCAGGACGCCGCCGAGATCATGTGCAAGGAGGCCATCGACGCCGTCCTCGACCTGGAGAAGATGGGCCTCCCCTTCTCCCGGACCGACCAGGGCCGGATCGACCAGCGCCGCTTCGGCGGTCACTCCCGCAACCACGGCGAGGCCCCGGTCCGCCGGTCCTGCTACGCGGCCGACCGCACCGGTCACATGATCCTCCAGACGCTGTTCCAGAACTGCGTCAAGCACGGCGTCGAGTTCTTCAACGAGTTCTACGTCCTCGACCTGCTGATCAACGAGGGCAAGACCGCTGGCGTCGTCGCGTACGAGCTGGCCACCGGCGAGATCCACGTCTTCCAGGCCAAGGCCGTGGTGTTCGCCTCCGGCGGCACCGGCAAGATGTTCAAGGTCACCTCGAACGCCCACACCCTGACCGGTGACGGCCAGGCGGTGGCGCTGCGCCGCGGCCTGCCGCTGGAGGACATGGAGTTCTTCCAGTTCCACCCGACGGGCATCTGGCGCATGGGCATCCTCCTCACCGAGGGCGCCCGCGGCGAGGGCGGCATCCTCCGCAACAAGGACGGCGAGCGCTTCATGGAGCGCTACGCGCCGGTCATGAAGGACCTCGCCTCCCGCGACGTCTGCTCCCGCGCGATCTACACCGAGATCCGCGAGGGCCGCGGCTGCGGTCCGGACGGCGACCACGTCTACCTGGACCTCACCCACCTGCCCCCGGAGCAGCTGGACGCGAAGCTCCCGGACATCACCGAGTTCGCGCGCACCTACCTCGGCATCGAGCCCTACACGGACCCGATCCCGATCCAGCCCACCGCGCACTACGCCATGGGCGGCATCCCGACCAACGTCGAGGGCGAGGTGCTGTCCAACAACACGGACGTCGTCCCCGGCCTGTACGCCGCCGGTGAGGTCGCCTGCGTCTCGGTGCACGGCGCCAACCGCCTGGGCACCAACTCGCTGCTGGACATCAACGTGTTCGGCCGCCGCGCGGGCATCGCCGCCGCCGCGTACGCCGACAAGGCCGAGTTCGTCGAGCTGCCGGCCGACCCGGGCGCGCTCGTCCAGAACATGGTCGACACGCTGCGCGAGTCCACCGGCACCGAGTCCGTGGCGCAGATCCGCAAGGAGCTGCAGGAGTCCATGGACGCCAACGCGTCCGTGTACCGCACCGGTGCGACCCTGCAGCAGGCCGTCAAGGACGTGAAGGCCCTGAAGGAGCGCTACAAGAACGTGGCGATCCAGGACAAGGGCATGCGGTACAACACCGACCTGCTGGAGGC
The window above is part of the Kitasatospora sp. HUAS MG31 genome. Proteins encoded here:
- the sdhC gene encoding succinate dehydrogenase, cytochrome b556 subunit, which gives rise to MPAGTLYRGREGMWSWVAHRVTGVLIFFFLFAHVLDTALVRVSPEAYDSVIETYKTPLVNLMEYGLVAAILFHALNGLRVVAVDFWSKGPKYHKQMLWSVVGVWVVLMAGAFYPILQHTLRTWFGG
- a CDS encoding 2-oxo-4-hydroxy-4-carboxy-5-ureidoimidazoline decarboxylase — its product is MASDIPPQRPDARTDPSLLGLHRFNEADAGAAEEALLACCGSRRWALRLAAHRPYPDIESLLAAASEAAYDLRPADLAEALADESWMPQPLLGMRAPGSQAAHTALRAAHAAYEARFGHVFVVCLDGVAPGEMLDAVLGSIRTRLANDPDEERLVAADELRRISLTRLEHLVARHSQPAAR
- the sdhA gene encoding succinate dehydrogenase flavoprotein subunit: MQIHQYDTVIVGAGGAGMRAAIESTQRSRTAVLTKLYPTRSHTGAAQGGMCAALANVEEDNWEWHTFDTVKGGDYLVDQDAAEIMCKEAIDAVLDLEKMGLPFSRTDQGRIDQRRFGGHSRNHGEAPVRRSCYAADRTGHMILQTLFQNCVKHGVEFFNEFYVLDLLINEGKTAGVVAYELATGEIHVFQAKAVVFASGGTGKMFKVTSNAHTLTGDGQAVALRRGLPLEDMEFFQFHPTGIWRMGILLTEGARGEGGILRNKDGERFMERYAPVMKDLASRDVCSRAIYTEIREGRGCGPDGDHVYLDLTHLPPEQLDAKLPDITEFARTYLGIEPYTDPIPIQPTAHYAMGGIPTNVEGEVLSNNTDVVPGLYAAGEVACVSVHGANRLGTNSLLDINVFGRRAGIAAAAYADKAEFVELPADPGALVQNMVDTLRESTGTESVAQIRKELQESMDANASVYRTGATLQQAVKDVKALKERYKNVAIQDKGMRYNTDLLEAIELGNLLDLAEVLAVSALAREESRGGHFREDFPKRDDVKFMQHTMAYQEVAADGSTSIRLDYKPVVQTRYQPMERKY
- the sdhD gene encoding succinate dehydrogenase, hydrophobic membrane anchor protein, yielding MSAETKDLIVPSAQAHTGQGLGTGNPADAFVVEPARTRSAKTPRRTRTNFEMLAWLFMRLSGVVLVVLILGHLLIMLVLDGGVSKIGFAFVAGRWASPFWQFWDLLMLWLAMLHGANGMRTVITDYAEKDSTRLWLKGLLGVATVFTVLLGTLVIFTFDPNI
- a CDS encoding SDR family oxidoreductase, which gives rise to MTERKVAVVTGASSGIGAATARRLAADGFEVVLTARRTGRIEALAKEIGGRAYTLDVTDRAAVDAFAAEVGRVDVLVNNAGGAIGAETVEAGDPADWRAMYEVNVLGVLHVTQALLPALRATGDGTVLVMSSTAALAAYEGGGGYVAAKHAAHTIAATLRLELCGEPIRVIEIAPGMVRSEGFAVTRFRGDEDKAAAVYAGVAEPLTSEDVADTVSWAVTRPPHVNIDLLVVRPRAQAANHKVHRVQ